The Apium graveolens cultivar Ventura chromosome 6, ASM990537v1, whole genome shotgun sequence genome contains a region encoding:
- the LOC141668946 gene encoding uncharacterized protein LOC141668946: protein MVLRKIVASMMSCLGINSQAKEPASSVIHESSSTNCTDPLRVVSLRIRLGDGRYLAYKETGVPITNSIYRIIIVHGFGSSKDMNFMAPQEVLEELGIYILLFDRAGYGESDPNPKRSLKSEASDIEELANQLQLGAKFYVISVSVGAYATWSCLKRIPHRLAGVALVVPYINYKWPSLPDELTRDDYRKNLSRWTLWVTRYTPRLVHWWLTQKVLPSSSTVLDRNPRFFSRKDLEVLKNTPGYQLLSKNKLKERVVFESIRRDFIVAFGKWDFDPLELENPLLGRGGKSSVHIWQGFEDKVVPVELQRFVSKTLPWIHYHEVPDGGHLLVYDSAVCEAILRSLLLQDDPPLYRPKITA, encoded by the exons atggtgttGAGAAAGATTGTTGCATCAATGATGAGTTGTCTTGGGATCAACAGTCAGGCAAAAGAGCCTGCTTCATCAGTGATACATGAATCTTCATCAACTAATTGTACTGACCCACTGAGAGTTGTTTCTCTTAGAATAAGATTGGGTGATGGAAGATATCTTGCTTACAAAGAGACTGGTGTCCCTATAACCAACTCCATTTACAGAATCATCATTGTTCATGGCTTTGGCAGCTCCAAAGATATGAACTTCATGGCTCCTCAA GAAGTTTTGGAGGAGCTGGGCATATACATTTTGCTATTTGATCGAGCTGGCTATGGTGAAAGTGATCCAAATCCAAAGCGCTCCTTAAAAAGTGAAGCATCTGACATTGAAGAACTAGCGAATCAGTTGCAGTTAGGGGCCAAATTCTACGTAATTAGTGTCTCCGTGGGAGCTTATGCCACCTGGAGTTGCCTCAAACGTATACCCCACAG GCTAGCAGGAGTGGCTCTTGTAGTTCCATATATCAATTACAAATGGCCTTCTCTACCTGATGAACTAACAAGAGATGATTATAGAAAAAATCTTTCACGTTGGACACTTTGGGTGACACGTTACACCCCAAGACTAGTACATTGGTGGTTGACTCAAAAAGTACTCCCTTCTTCGTCTACTGTTCTTGACCGCAACCCGAGATTCTTCAGTAGAAAAGACTTGGAAGTCTTGAAGAATACACCAGGGTATCAACTGCTGAGTAAG AATAAGCTCAAAGAACGAGTGGTTTTTGAGTCTATACGTCGTGATTTTATTGTTGCGTTTGGAAAATGGGACTTTGATCCGCTGGAGCTAGAAAATCCATTGTTGGGAAGAGGTGGCAAAAGCTCAGTTCACATATGGCAAGGTTTTGAAGACAAAGTTGTGCCTGTTGAGTTACAGAGATTTGTGTCAAAGACTCTACCCTGGATTCACTATCATGAAGTTCCTGATGGTGGACATTTGCTTGTGTACGATAGTGCAGTTTGTGAAGCTATTTTAAGGTCTCTTTTGTTGCAAGATGATCCTCCATTGTATAGGCCTAAAATTACTGCTTAA